Proteins from a genomic interval of Treponema succinifaciens DSM 2489:
- a CDS encoding 5-formyltetrahydrofolate cyclo-ligase, translated as MTKNELRKLLKTELSAVSAEKKLSASKKACGLLFEFVLKNNFDIVLSYIDLKNEISPQEINCALMMKNKIVAVPKVVPKTQRMNFYILDNSIKILKQLETGAFGISEPIEKKQNLFNADNFVQKKICVVVPGVAFGSKGQRLGHGMGFYDIYLSSLKKKCAQNNCELFLAGLCFDFQIKENIPVDENDIFMDSVFSDRKCYFFESAE; from the coding sequence ATGACAAAAAATGAACTTAGGAAGCTTTTGAAAACTGAATTGTCCGCAGTAAGTGCAGAGAAAAAACTTTCTGCGTCAAAAAAAGCGTGTGGTTTGCTTTTTGAATTTGTCTTGAAAAATAATTTTGATATTGTGCTCTCTTATATAGATTTAAAAAATGAAATTTCTCCACAAGAAATAAACTGCGCGCTTATGATGAAAAATAAAATCGTTGCTGTTCCAAAAGTTGTTCCTAAAACTCAAAGGATGAATTTCTATATTCTTGACAATTCAATAAAAATTCTTAAGCAACTTGAAACTGGAGCATTTGGAATTAGCGAGCCGATTGAAAAAAAGCAAAACTTGTTCAATGCTGATAACTTTGTACAAAAGAAAATATGCGTTGTTGTTCCGGGTGTGGCATTTGGAAGCAAGGGGCAGAGGCTTGGACATGGAATGGGGTTTTACGATATTTATCTTTCTAGTTTAAAAAAGAAATGCGCCCAGAATAACTGTGAACTTTTTCTAGCCGGACTTTGCTTTGATTTTCAGATTAAGGAAAATATCCCTGTTGATGAAAATGATATTTTTATGGATTCAGTTTTTTCAGATAGAAAATGCTATTTCTTTGAGTCCGCGGAATAA
- a CDS encoding deoxyguanosinetriphosphate triphosphohydrolase family protein has product MKDSFASVKTDEKNPKWQQCIKRENTLYNRGNDIRSEFERDYTRLLHCEAYRRLKHKTQVFYAPQNDHICTRIEHVNHVASVSATIAKYLGLNQELTEAIAIGHDIGHAPFGHTGEDILNSLIKNQKEGKNAPKKFWHERNSLFFADFIETLQDPDGISKNLDLTYAVRDGLICHCGEIDQQGLKPREEAIDLYSIKRPGILQPFTWEGCIVKTSDKIAFLGRDIEDARSYHILDMAAYRQLREIVGATLGLGPNKKYSLHTTNGAFRSGRAVNTTVLINDMIVDLCAQSSPENGICFSEPYFKFIHELKRFSLANIYNNWRLLEFQRYAENVLSCIYRTLMKIQVYAQNRRVENVLRYSPELQKTFSDWLVKYTNYNPQKKEIMRYKTKEVFDVNDNESWEKCIVEYISGMTDQYAIKVYEEIISF; this is encoded by the coding sequence ATGAAAGATTCTTTTGCTTCTGTAAAAACTGACGAAAAAAATCCAAAGTGGCAGCAATGCATAAAACGCGAAAACACACTTTACAACCGCGGAAACGACATAAGATCAGAATTTGAGCGCGACTACACAAGGCTTCTTCATTGCGAAGCATACCGCCGCTTAAAGCACAAGACACAAGTTTTTTATGCTCCACAAAATGACCATATCTGCACAAGAATTGAGCACGTAAACCACGTTGCCAGCGTAAGCGCGACAATCGCAAAATACTTGGGACTGAACCAAGAACTTACGGAAGCAATCGCAATCGGACACGACATAGGACACGCTCCGTTTGGACACACAGGAGAAGACATTTTAAATTCCCTCATTAAAAATCAGAAGGAAGGAAAAAACGCTCCAAAGAAATTCTGGCACGAACGCAACAGCCTTTTCTTCGCAGACTTTATAGAAACACTTCAAGACCCAGACGGAATTTCAAAGAATCTTGACTTGACTTATGCAGTGCGAGACGGACTTATTTGCCACTGCGGAGAAATTGACCAGCAGGGACTCAAGCCGCGTGAAGAAGCAATTGACTTGTATTCAATAAAGCGGCCGGGAATTCTCCAGCCATTCACTTGGGAAGGGTGCATTGTAAAGACAAGCGATAAAATCGCATTCCTTGGCAGAGACATAGAAGACGCAAGATCCTATCATATTCTTGACATGGCGGCATACAGACAGCTGCGCGAAATTGTAGGCGCAACGCTTGGACTTGGTCCAAACAAAAAATATTCACTGCATACAACAAACGGAGCATTCAGATCAGGCAGAGCCGTAAACACAACAGTTTTAATAAACGACATGATTGTAGACTTATGCGCGCAAAGTTCCCCAGAAAACGGCATTTGCTTTAGCGAGCCGTATTTTAAATTCATACATGAACTAAAAAGATTCAGCCTTGCAAACATTTACAATAACTGGCGGCTTTTAGAATTCCAGCGCTATGCGGAAAATGTGCTTTCGTGCATTTACAGAACGCTTATGAAAATTCAAGTTTACGCCCAGAACAGACGAGTTGAAAATGTCCTGCGCTATTCCCCTGAACTTCAAAAAACTTTTTCAGACTGGCTTGTAAAATACACAAACTACAATCCGCAGAAAAAAGAAATCATGCGTTACAAGACAAAAGAAGTGTTCGACGTGAACGACAACGAAAGTTGGGAAAAATGCATTGTTGAATACATAAGCGGAATGACCGACCAGTACGCAATCAAAGTTTACGAAGAAATAATTTCATTTTAG
- a CDS encoding YkgJ family cysteine cluster protein: MSYTENLKFKCAQCKNCCCLKGGVVLLSKTDLEKLCKWAELTKEQFTEVYCRKLENADRKTYLCLKDKNKTECIFWNKEKGCEAYNARPVQCRTYPFWTKIIESKSSWEAEKNFCPGINEGNEIPQEEVCVQLKLYEENKKHLIIV; this comes from the coding sequence ATGTCTTACACAGAAAATTTAAAATTCAAATGCGCGCAATGCAAAAACTGCTGTTGTCTTAAAGGCGGAGTTGTTCTTCTAAGCAAAACTGATCTTGAAAAGCTTTGCAAATGGGCTGAACTTACAAAAGAGCAATTCACAGAAGTTTACTGCCGCAAGCTAGAAAATGCCGACAGAAAAACATATTTGTGCCTAAAAGACAAAAACAAAACTGAATGTATATTCTGGAACAAAGAAAAAGGCTGCGAAGCATACAACGCGCGTCCAGTCCAATGCCGAACCTACCCTTTTTGGACAAAAATCATAGAATCCAAATCATCATGGGAAGCTGAAAAAAACTTCTGCCCGGGAATAAATGAAGGCAATGAGATTCCGCAAGAAGAAGTATGCGTACAATTAAAATTATACGAAGAAAACAAAAAACATCTGATTATAGTTTAG
- a CDS encoding carbohydrate binding domain-containing protein, producing the protein MKKTLTAILTLLFAAGLSFGQNLLNDSSFESGNLSTWNLTGDSADCYAEKNKGNAHSGEWSYHYWKKTAFTASLDKKITGLSNGTYKLSVWSMGGGGENAIKLFARGFDNSGKEISAQIKNTGWKKWKQYSIEIPVQNGEVEIGIFVDANKENWGNLDDIELVKLN; encoded by the coding sequence ATGAAAAAAACACTTACTGCCATTCTAACGCTCCTTTTTGCAGCAGGTCTTTCTTTTGGTCAGAATCTTTTAAACGACAGTTCCTTTGAAAGCGGAAACTTAAGCACTTGGAACTTAACAGGCGACAGCGCAGACTGCTATGCTGAAAAAAACAAAGGCAATGCGCATTCAGGAGAATGGAGCTACCACTACTGGAAAAAAACAGCATTCACGGCTTCACTCGACAAAAAAATCACAGGACTTTCCAACGGAACTTACAAACTTTCTGTATGGTCAATGGGCGGTGGAGGCGAAAACGCAATCAAGCTTTTTGCACGCGGATTCGACAATTCTGGAAAAGAAATTTCAGCGCAGATAAAAAACACCGGCTGGAAAAAGTGGAAGCAATATTCAATTGAAATTCCAGTTCAGAACGGAGAGGTTGAAATTGGAATTTTCGTTGACGCGAACAAAGAAAACTGGGGAAATCTTGACGACATAGAGCTTGTAAAGCTTAACTAA
- a CDS encoding glycoside hydrolase family 53 protein has protein sequence MKFKSIFSVFIALFLFLSPACSAPSESTDETLGLNADFMRGFDASMVSQLEEYGSSFYNENGAKEDIFKILKAHGVNWIRLRIWNEPQDSTPGQNNYERTLAMAKRIKQNGLKFLLDFHYSDSWADPAKQSLPAEWDNVSSIEELCSKVSEYTKKILTDLKSEGCAPDLVQLGNEINSGMFLTKSDGTTASRIDCYSWTGHTEGNKNLLKVLQSASSAVSEIDSSIKKMIHLASSKGDNFDWWFKNLQNLKGVDYDYIGLSYYPFEEHGTLKQLRENISYLKKTYKKQVLVAETSWAWSMEAYGDSTNNIVWYEPAGIQAAKNLVDSKSTELKNLKTQTYNGKKCVSASVQNQATVVKAIMEATSNAGGCGIFYWGGDWIPNSKIQDTWENQTLFDLEGKALESLNVFLTE, from the coding sequence ATGAAGTTCAAAAGCATTTTTTCAGTTTTTATAGCACTTTTTTTATTTTTATCACCAGCCTGTTCTGCTCCCTCCGAAAGCACAGATGAAACTCTCGGACTAAACGCAGACTTCATGCGCGGATTCGATGCGTCCATGGTCTCACAGCTAGAAGAATACGGAAGCAGTTTCTACAACGAAAACGGAGCAAAAGAAGACATATTTAAAATTCTAAAAGCGCACGGAGTAAACTGGATTCGCCTTAGAATCTGGAATGAGCCACAAGACTCAACACCGGGACAAAATAACTACGAGCGCACACTCGCAATGGCAAAGCGCATAAAGCAAAACGGCTTGAAGTTCCTGCTTGACTTTCATTATTCAGACAGCTGGGCAGATCCTGCAAAACAAAGTCTTCCCGCTGAATGGGACAACGTTTCAAGCATAGAAGAGCTCTGCAGCAAAGTCAGTGAATACACAAAGAAAATTCTTACAGACTTAAAAAGCGAAGGCTGCGCGCCAGACCTTGTTCAGCTTGGAAATGAGATCAATTCCGGAATGTTTCTTACAAAGTCAGACGGAACAACTGCTTCCAGAATTGACTGCTACTCTTGGACAGGACACACAGAAGGAAACAAGAATCTCCTAAAAGTTTTACAATCCGCATCCAGCGCGGTTTCAGAAATCGACTCCAGCATAAAAAAAATGATTCATCTTGCAAGCAGCAAAGGAGACAACTTTGACTGGTGGTTCAAAAATCTGCAAAACCTGAAAGGTGTAGACTACGACTATATAGGCTTAAGCTATTATCCTTTTGAAGAACACGGAACATTGAAGCAGCTGCGCGAAAATATATCATATCTAAAAAAGACTTACAAAAAGCAAGTTCTAGTTGCGGAAACTTCCTGGGCATGGTCAATGGAAGCCTACGGCGACAGCACAAACAATATAGTATGGTACGAACCAGCCGGAATCCAAGCTGCAAAAAATCTTGTGGACTCCAAAAGCACAGAGCTCAAAAATTTAAAGACACAGACTTACAACGGAAAAAAATGCGTTTCTGCTTCAGTGCAAAATCAAGCAACAGTTGTAAAAGCAATAATGGAAGCTACATCCAATGCAGGAGGCTGCGGAATCTTCTACTGGGGCGGAGACTGGATTCCAAATTCAAAAATCCAAGACACCTGGGAAAATCAGACGCTCTTCGATCTTGAAGGAAAAGCCCTCGAAAGCCTGAATGTGTTTTTAACAGAATGA
- a CDS encoding caspase family protein yields MTKKVVKTEKRIDSVNYANTSIDDKSITVSDRFTIKVWNVETGSLIYTIINGKNGDYLTYTPEGFFTGTEWAMKNLVHIVDGMDVIGIDQVYDKLYRPDLVAAKMRGEDISEYAKEVNLASIVRSGNAPAVAIKNLPELSDSRDVTFDICVQNTGGGIGNVSIVLNGKTIRLSEGVASSKGEQKIFRHTVTLQNGQNKIEAFAMNSAGMIESRSASADVNWQGKTSKPNLYVLTVAVNKYRDKDLWLNYCVPDAASIEESFKKQQNGLYQNVCVYSLKDAEVTKEGLEQKFKELSSTVTADDVFVFFVSGHGTTYDDGDYYFIPVNFRYTNKTDIPLKAISKSDLTKNLSLIKAGKTLMMLDTCNSGSFFADSNKRGMGDKGIFERLSRATGHAILAAASDSQSAMEGYNGHGVFTYVLLDGLAGNADSDGDGFVTLTELSSYVENQVPELSYEKWGYEQVPQKELRRQDFPISEKLSE; encoded by the coding sequence ATGACTAAAAAGGTTGTGAAAACTGAAAAACGTATAGATTCTGTAAATTACGCAAATACTTCTATTGATGATAAATCTATTACTGTCAGTGATAGATTTACCATAAAAGTCTGGAATGTTGAAACTGGTTCTCTTATTTACACAATTATTAATGGTAAAAACGGCGACTATCTCACATACACTCCCGAAGGTTTCTTTACTGGTACGGAATGGGCTATGAAGAATCTTGTGCATATTGTTGACGGCATGGATGTAATTGGCATTGATCAGGTTTATGACAAGTTGTATCGCCCGGACTTGGTTGCGGCAAAAATGCGTGGCGAGGATATTTCAGAATATGCAAAGGAAGTGAATCTTGCTTCAATTGTGCGCAGTGGAAATGCTCCTGCTGTTGCCATAAAAAATCTGCCAGAACTGTCTGATAGCCGCGATGTTACTTTTGATATTTGCGTGCAGAATACTGGCGGCGGAATCGGGAATGTCAGCATTGTCTTGAATGGAAAAACAATCCGGCTTTCTGAAGGTGTTGCATCGAGCAAAGGCGAGCAGAAAATATTCAGGCATACAGTTACTTTGCAGAACGGACAGAATAAAATTGAAGCGTTTGCGATGAATTCCGCTGGAATGATAGAAAGCCGTAGTGCTAGCGCAGATGTAAACTGGCAGGGAAAAACTTCCAAGCCGAATCTGTATGTTCTTACGGTTGCCGTGAACAAATACCGCGATAAAGATTTGTGGCTTAATTATTGTGTGCCGGATGCGGCTTCAATTGAAGAATCATTCAAGAAGCAACAAAACGGACTTTATCAGAATGTTTGTGTTTATTCATTAAAAGATGCCGAGGTTACAAAAGAAGGTTTGGAGCAAAAATTTAAAGAACTTTCTTCAACTGTAACTGCGGATGATGTTTTTGTTTTCTTTGTTTCAGGACATGGAACGACTTATGATGACGGCGACTATTATTTTATTCCTGTTAATTTCCGTTACACGAATAAAACCGATATTCCTCTCAAGGCAATTTCAAAAAGTGATTTGACGAAAAATCTTTCACTTATAAAAGCTGGCAAAACTTTGATGATGCTGGACACTTGCAATTCTGGCTCATTCTTTGCGGATTCAAATAAACGTGGAATGGGAGACAAGGGAATATTCGAGCGTCTTTCAAGGGCAACAGGACACGCAATTTTAGCGGCGGCTTCGGATAGTCAGTCTGCAATGGAAGGCTACAACGGTCATGGTGTTTTTACTTATGTTCTCTTGGACGGACTTGCAGGAAATGCGGATTCAGACGGAGACGGTTTTGTAACTTTGACAGAACTTTCAAGCTATGTGGAAAATCAAGTTCCTGAGTTAAGCTATGAAAAATGGGGCTATGAGCAGGTTCCGCAGAAAGAGCTGCGCCGGCAGGATTTCCCGATTTCAGAAAAACTGTCAGAGTAG
- a CDS encoding caspase family protein, whose amino-acid sequence MLRIKKLFSIFVIAGLLSSAFSQEAKNALLIANGDYSEIKSLSQPVPEGEELKTALESIGFSVMFVKNANRNEMFASLREFKNKVEKEGGISFFHYGGHAVQVHGENYLIPVNEKIIDEEQIPDSSVELNRVMDFMVGESNVVVLDSCRNDPFPNGKHRGGDSRGLAAVSRKPKNSIIVYSAEAGETAQDGVYTPALTKRITEKGASLTRVLMKVRNDVFLQTQEKQLPGEYVQLLAPIYLAGKPESENSSENYSFLGFISVSVITPCAVYIDDEYKSDIGEFGSSVFNVPVGRHKVKVIYDDKKTEEREILVKESDTEKVEFNYLSDAEKESCYNKGKNYFYGKNNAVQNYERAVYYYRLAAEAGYADAQYSLGLCYDNGYGVEKDKKLALSWYLKSAENGNVTAMLNAGICYEDNGEFFTAEEWYNKAKKSGYKDIQKDIDRIEKKIKEAQEARKKNDFQDFLNTQIKRTGFSIGLVDFRYCRNAEFFPDNGFFIGAWPCMAYWGPFPNFFIGASLEWLSLIPKSSSFVGFLGANYTISDFVNLYVLGGYGYGVMWETDNAQIIRAGIGADFVGWSGFTFTAEYSLDFYFDLGFMDRFFVGLGYTFGR is encoded by the coding sequence ATGTTAAGAATAAAAAAACTTTTTAGCATATTTGTTATTGCAGGACTTCTTTCATCTGCTTTCTCCCAGGAAGCCAAAAACGCTCTGCTCATTGCAAACGGTGATTACAGCGAGATAAAGTCTTTGAGCCAGCCTGTGCCGGAAGGTGAGGAACTTAAAACCGCTCTTGAAAGCATAGGTTTTTCCGTAATGTTTGTGAAAAATGCAAACAGAAATGAAATGTTTGCTAGCTTACGCGAATTTAAGAATAAAGTAGAAAAAGAAGGAGGAATTTCTTTTTTTCACTATGGCGGTCATGCGGTTCAGGTTCATGGAGAAAATTATCTTATTCCTGTTAATGAAAAGATTATTGATGAAGAGCAGATTCCGGATAGCAGTGTTGAACTTAACAGAGTTATGGACTTTATGGTTGGGGAATCCAATGTGGTTGTTCTGGACTCCTGCCGTAATGATCCGTTTCCGAACGGCAAGCATCGTGGTGGAGACAGCCGTGGACTTGCAGCCGTAAGCCGCAAACCTAAAAATTCGATTATCGTTTATTCCGCCGAAGCCGGGGAAACTGCGCAGGACGGAGTGTATACTCCCGCGCTTACAAAAAGAATTACGGAAAAAGGTGCGAGCCTGACAAGAGTTCTTATGAAAGTCCGTAATGATGTCTTTTTGCAGACGCAGGAAAAACAGTTGCCCGGTGAGTATGTACAGCTTCTTGCTCCCATTTATCTGGCTGGAAAACCTGAAAGTGAAAATTCTTCTGAGAATTACTCATTTCTTGGATTTATCTCAGTTTCCGTTATAACTCCATGTGCCGTTTACATTGATGATGAGTATAAAAGTGATATTGGTGAATTCGGTTCGTCTGTTTTTAATGTTCCTGTCGGACGGCATAAGGTAAAAGTAATATATGATGACAAAAAAACAGAAGAAAGAGAAATCCTTGTAAAAGAATCTGACACGGAAAAGGTTGAGTTTAATTATCTTTCCGATGCGGAAAAAGAAAGCTGTTATAATAAAGGAAAAAACTATTTTTATGGAAAAAATAATGCTGTTCAAAATTATGAGCGCGCGGTTTATTACTACAGGCTTGCCGCAGAAGCCGGATATGCAGATGCTCAATATTCTTTAGGACTTTGTTATGATAATGGCTATGGTGTTGAGAAGGATAAAAAACTGGCATTGTCCTGGTATTTGAAATCTGCGGAAAACGGCAACGTAACGGCGATGCTAAATGCAGGAATATGCTATGAAGATAATGGCGAATTTTTCACTGCTGAAGAATGGTACAATAAAGCAAAAAAATCAGGATATAAAGATATTCAGAAAGATATAGATAGAATTGAAAAGAAAATAAAAGAAGCTCAAGAAGCTAGAAAAAAGAATGATTTTCAGGATTTTCTTAATACTCAGATAAAAAGAACGGGTTTTTCAATTGGACTTGTGGATTTCCGTTATTGCCGGAATGCAGAGTTCTTTCCAGATAACGGATTTTTTATAGGTGCATGGCCTTGTATGGCGTATTGGGGACCTTTTCCAAATTTTTTTATAGGCGCTTCACTTGAATGGCTAAGCCTTATTCCAAAGTCAAGTTCATTTGTTGGTTTTTTAGGAGCAAACTACACGATTTCGGATTTTGTAAATTTATATGTTCTTGGCGGATATGGATATGGAGTTATGTGGGAAACTGACAATGCTCAAATTATACGAGCTGGTATTGGAGCAGATTTTGTGGGTTGGAGCGGTTTTACATTCACAGCTGAATATTCTTTGGATTTTTATTTTGATTTAGGATTCATGGACAGATTTTTTGTTGGTCTTGGATATACATTCGGCAGGTAG
- a CDS encoding DUF4384 domain-containing protein, with protein MKKNILFAVILFCSVSVFAQDFSATVRNAVSKIIPKNASLVQVELPVDSETNSASEFTVFLKDVIEVALSDCGKEIFDLKADQQSELFLAQLSDSGVYDMSSSDWAKRQFPEGVIYSSFIEKDNKVSVYFSYKQFAGNTKKTSVEFSTKNLPGLNYKPANYELAKSINEDFVRNIPKPDYLITAAMLDSEDNLVNMLYPNDIVKFMISVEKDSYIAILCIDANGDKNWLPVAYNFIRAGEVRTFPDLKDTVFKVVDGVYGAEQILIYASTSEKGLPEQTSTGKYAKNDIQKITRGITALKQSSAENYETSVFKITYTVME; from the coding sequence ATGAAAAAAAATATTTTATTTGCGGTAATCCTGTTTTGCTCAGTTTCTGTTTTTGCCCAGGATTTTTCGGCGACTGTCAGGAATGCAGTTTCAAAAATCATTCCAAAGAATGCATCTTTGGTTCAGGTGGAGCTTCCTGTTGACTCGGAAACAAATTCAGCTTCTGAATTCACTGTTTTTCTAAAAGACGTGATAGAAGTTGCGCTTTCGGATTGCGGAAAAGAAATTTTTGATTTGAAAGCAGACCAGCAGTCGGAATTGTTCTTGGCGCAGCTTAGCGACAGCGGCGTTTATGACATGAGTTCTTCTGATTGGGCAAAGCGGCAGTTTCCGGAAGGAGTTATATATTCCTCATTTATAGAAAAAGACAATAAAGTTTCAGTTTATTTTTCATACAAACAGTTTGCGGGAAACACAAAAAAGACTTCCGTTGAATTTTCTACAAAGAACTTGCCCGGTCTGAATTATAAGCCTGCAAATTATGAGCTTGCAAAATCCATTAACGAAGATTTTGTGCGTAATATCCCCAAGCCAGACTATCTCATAACTGCGGCTATGCTCGACAGCGAGGATAATCTTGTAAATATGCTTTATCCGAATGACATTGTGAAGTTCATGATTTCTGTGGAGAAAGATTCTTATATTGCGATTTTATGTATTGACGCTAATGGGGACAAGAACTGGCTTCCTGTTGCATATAATTTTATCCGTGCAGGTGAAGTCCGCACTTTTCCTGATTTGAAAGACACGGTTTTTAAAGTTGTTGACGGCGTTTACGGAGCGGAGCAGATTCTGATTTACGCCTCAACTTCAGAGAAAGGGCTTCCGGAGCAGACTTCGACTGGAAAATACGCAAAGAACGACATTCAGAAAATCACACGCGGAATTACGGCTTTAAAACAAAGTTCTGCTGAAAATTACGAAACCAGTGTTTTCAAAATTACGTATACTGTGATGGAGTAG
- a CDS encoding helix-turn-helix domain-containing protein — translation MDLEKTVIDNIKRIRKEKHITQEQLAEACNTATSYIGLMETYKNVPKLSTIEKIADALNVEPEILFKKSEVEKKDEQKIRIITDTVIESMRKELYKAIRENWRAD, via the coding sequence ATGGACTTAGAAAAGACAGTAATCGACAACATAAAAAGAATTCGCAAGGAAAAACATATCACGCAGGAACAGTTGGCAGAAGCGTGCAACACGGCGACAAGCTACATCGGTCTTATGGAAACCTACAAGAATGTGCCTAAGCTTTCCACAATCGAAAAAATCGCAGACGCCCTGAACGTTGAGCCTGAAATACTTTTCAAAAAATCAGAAGTCGAAAAAAAGGACGAGCAGAAAATCCGCATAATCACAGACACAGTCATAGAAAGCATGAGAAAAGAGCTTTACAAGGCAATCAGAGAAAACTGGAGAGCGGACTAA
- a CDS encoding DUF4469 domain-containing protein, with product MINIDTKRKTNFAVTLTPCYFREHTYIARVPRKMITTDQILDLVAAHNQGIDRYQVGHAMELLKKEILEQAELGFAVDIMEICKLYIAPCNGIKSLTPEAEIITGFEARFCANEQLNEKLKTISASVTSVITPSPQISQIENPLDGTKDKTLKATFSARLIGKKLKVGGAESGIWFVPETENNEPTEDESTWIKVPEEFITRNTSKMLEFHLPRLLTAGKKYFIQICTSERSGYELKTPITGISKIPITIEE from the coding sequence ATGATAAATATCGACACAAAACGTAAAACTAATTTCGCTGTAACATTAACACCTTGCTATTTCAGGGAGCATACATACATTGCACGTGTTCCAAGAAAGATGATAACAACAGATCAAATTTTAGACTTAGTTGCAGCTCATAATCAGGGAATTGACCGTTATCAGGTAGGTCATGCCATGGAACTGCTGAAAAAGGAAATTCTTGAGCAGGCAGAACTTGGTTTTGCAGTAGACATAATGGAAATCTGCAAGCTTTACATTGCCCCTTGCAATGGAATAAAGTCACTTACACCAGAAGCAGAAATCATAACAGGCTTTGAAGCGCGTTTTTGTGCAAACGAGCAGTTAAACGAAAAACTTAAAACTATAAGTGCATCTGTAACCTCTGTAATCACTCCATCTCCTCAAATTTCACAAATTGAAAATCCTTTAGACGGAACAAAGGACAAGACGCTAAAAGCCACATTCAGCGCACGTCTTATCGGTAAAAAGTTAAAGGTCGGAGGAGCAGAAAGCGGAATATGGTTTGTTCCAGAAACAGAAAATAACGAGCCAACAGAAGATGAATCTACCTGGATAAAAGTTCCAGAAGAATTTATAACAAGGAATACATCTAAAATGCTTGAATTTCATCTTCCTCGTTTACTTACAGCCGGAAAGAAATACTTTATACAAATCTGTACATCAGAAAGAAGTGGCTATGAGCTAAAAACTCCAATAACAGGAATAAGTAAAATTCCTATTACAATAGAAGAATAA